A part of Mycolicibacterium sp. TUM20985 genomic DNA contains:
- a CDS encoding uroporphyrinogen-III synthase, whose product MPDPDWAPLTGFRVAVTSARRADELCTLLRRRGASVTSAAAIAMVPLPDDDELHDHTRALIATPPDVVVATTGIGLRGWIAAADGWGLAAELTTALAKARIVSRGPKATGALRAAGLPEEWSPESESSREVLQYLRAGGISGLRIAVQLHGATAEWDPFPEFLDELRAAGAEVVPIRVYRWHPAPRDGAFDQLVCGVAEHKFDAVSFTSAPAVAATLMRAVEMGIEDRVLAALRSDVHAMCVGPVTSRPLVRLGVPTSAPERMRLGALARHITDELPLLQSRTVTVAGHVLEIRGTCVLVDGVVKDLPPAGMATIRALAHSPGNVVSRADLLNALPGGGTDTHAVETAVLRLRTALGDKHIVSTVVKRGYRLAVDDHPVGSPTLR is encoded by the coding sequence ATGCCTGACCCCGACTGGGCGCCACTGACCGGGTTTCGGGTGGCGGTGACCTCCGCCCGGCGCGCCGACGAGCTGTGCACCCTGCTACGCCGCCGGGGCGCGTCGGTCACCAGCGCCGCGGCGATCGCCATGGTGCCCCTACCCGACGACGACGAGCTGCACGACCACACCCGGGCGCTGATCGCCACCCCGCCCGACGTGGTCGTCGCCACGACCGGTATCGGCCTGCGTGGGTGGATCGCCGCCGCCGACGGCTGGGGGTTGGCCGCGGAGTTGACCACCGCACTGGCCAAGGCCCGCATCGTCTCTCGCGGACCCAAGGCCACCGGCGCCCTGCGGGCGGCCGGGTTGCCCGAGGAGTGGTCCCCGGAGTCGGAGTCCTCCCGCGAGGTGCTGCAGTACCTACGCGCGGGCGGCATCTCCGGTCTGCGGATCGCCGTGCAGCTGCACGGTGCCACCGCCGAGTGGGATCCCTTCCCCGAGTTCCTCGACGAACTGCGCGCCGCAGGCGCCGAGGTCGTGCCGATCCGGGTCTACCGCTGGCACCCCGCCCCACGCGACGGGGCCTTCGACCAGCTGGTCTGCGGCGTCGCCGAGCACAAGTTCGACGCCGTCAGCTTCACCTCCGCCCCCGCGGTGGCTGCCACGCTGATGCGGGCCGTCGAGATGGGCATCGAGGACCGTGTGCTCGCGGCGCTGCGTAGCGACGTGCACGCGATGTGCGTGGGACCGGTGACCTCCCGTCCGCTGGTGCGCCTAGGCGTCCCGACCTCGGCACCCGAGCGGATGCGACTCGGCGCGCTGGCCCGCCACATCACCGACGAGTTGCCGCTACTGCAGTCCAGGACGGTCACCGTCGCTGGTCACGTGCTGGAGATCCGCGGTACCTGCGTCCTGGTCGATGGCGTCGTCAAGGATCTGCCCCCCGCCGGCATGGCGACCATCCGGGCGCTGGCGCACAGCCCGGGCAACGTCGTGTCCCGCGCTGACCTGCTCAACGCGCTGCCCGGCGGCGGGACCGACACGCACGCCGTCGAAACGGCGGTGCTGCGGCTGCGGACGGCACTGGGCGACAAGCACATCGTGTCGACGGTGGTGAAGCGCGGCTACCGCCTGGCCGTCGACGACCATCCCGTGGGCTCGCCGACGCTACGGTAG
- the nirD gene encoding nitrite reductase small subunit NirD, translating into MTLLDDAREVRVWTSACDYDRLLPGRGAGVLLPGGVQVAVFRLDDGSLWAIGNVDPFSGAAVMSRGIVGDRAGRRCVQSPLKKQAFALDDGSCLDTPDVVLPVYRTRITDDGRVEVGS; encoded by the coding sequence ATGACACTGCTCGACGATGCCAGGGAGGTCCGGGTATGGACCTCGGCGTGCGACTACGACCGCCTGCTGCCGGGCCGCGGCGCGGGCGTGCTGCTGCCCGGCGGGGTCCAGGTGGCGGTGTTCCGTCTCGACGACGGTTCGCTCTGGGCGATCGGGAACGTCGACCCGTTCTCGGGTGCGGCGGTGATGTCGCGCGGCATCGTCGGAGACCGTGCCGGACGGCGATGTGTGCAGTCGCCACTCAAGAAGCAGGCGTTCGCGCTGGATGACGGCAGCTGTCTCGACACCCCCGACGTCGTGCTGCCCGTCTACCGGACCAGGATCACCGATGACGGACGCGTCGAGGTGGGCTCCTAG